ACAAATTAGTGCTTCCACTACGCTTTGTGTTTTAACTCTGAGGGGTTCAAATGAATAGATCCTAAAATGTTGGAGGTTAACCTTTTCCAATATTTGGAGTGTGAAGCTATACTTGACTTTCagaaaatcctttttaaaatgtactctCAGAACACATGTTGGCTCATCAGTTTGTGCATACAGAGCCCATGGTGCAGAAGGGTGATCAGTCTCCTTCTTACTACAATAGTAATCATCTgtgcagatttatttttaatgacttgCTTGAAAGCATGTAATTTAACTTCTGCTGTTGATTCCAGGATGTCCAGTGTTTGACAGAGTGGAAGGTGTGAcctgaattttcatttatatttttggaAGTTGGCTAAACCTTCTTACTATTATACTTATTATAGTATAAATTATTATTCCAACTTACTGAAGCATATTTGGAAATAGCATCTTAGCATAAGACTAAAAAGAGTAGGTTTAGAAAAGTACCGAACTTTATATACAAGTATTCAGTTACTTCTTAGTCAGCTTTTTGTGGGTGTTCTTTAATAATCTTTGATCTACTTTTTGCAATACAGATTTCTTTCAATTATTTTGGTCTAGCTTTTGTCAGAACGTTTTCCTCTGAAACATTAGTCACTTCCCTTTCTCTACTGTTGGATTTTCTATTCTAGATTCAGTATGATATCACCAGGGTAaaacagaagatgaaagaatTAGCTAGTCTTCATGATAAACATCTAAACAGGCCAACACTGGATGACAGCAGTGAAGAAGAACGGGCAATAGAAATAACAACCCAAGAAATCACACAGGTACAGACTGCTTTCAGTTCTACACCTGCAGTTTGACATACCTGTAACGCATCATTATGAGGCAGAAGTTTCCTTTGAGCTACGCATTTCTTTTGTAATTAGTATTCGAGTGAGTCCTgggctctgtgcttgctgctgcaCTCAGTGTCTCAGTGAACTTCTCAATGAGTCACTTAACCTCCACGTTCTTTTACTTACTGTTTGCTTTACTACTTGGAATAGGATTGAGGGACTTAATCAAATCATATTTGCAGGTATCTCTGAGAAATACAGATATATATTCTAAGGCTTCCTGTCCAAGCAGTTCTAATGAAGCAGATGTCATTGATCAGAAGTagttgtgttatttttttatttttacactgtTAGCTTTGATTTGTTTATTCACTTGTGTTTCTGTATGTTGCATTGGGCAATAagaaatcaatttttaaaatctagaaGTCAACATGTTGCTTCTGCTTGGAACTTCTGCAGTGTTAAAGTGtgtgctgctgtattttttacTAATGGAATTGTTTTCTCAGTTATTTCACAGATGTCAGAGAGCAGTCCAGGTCTTGCAGAGCAGGTCGCGTAGCTGTACAGAACAAGAAGCACGTGTTCTCAGGAATGTAGTGTCTTCCTTAGCACAGTCCCTTCAGGAACTATCCACCAACTTCAGGCATGCACAGTCTGACTATCTCAAACGTAAGCATAAGAGATACAGTAATACACGGGCATCTTCTGTGGAAAGCACTAATTAAGGTGTGCTTATTTACTCAATTTGGAAAACCGAAGCACGGAAAGGTTAAGTGATGCACACAGGAACACCAAGATGTTAGAATTTAGGAGTTTGGGGTTCACAGTGAATGTTCAAATTGGTTTACTCTGCTTATCTACTGCATATTGCTAAAGAAGAAATTTCATAGTTAAATATATCAATGAAACCAGTGTATTTCATCCATCCACATCTTTAATGTATCATTGCTTCACAAATTGTTGTCTGCAAAGCTACGTCTGTTACACTGGTGAAGCAGTCGTTGGTCTTAAGACATGATACTTACTGTTGATTGGTAGTCTGTGATGAAATTCTGCATCCATAAGTAGACCAGAAATGGAATATCCTCTATTTAAAACTCTAAAGTTGTGTGCAGTTCTCTTGTCAGCTAAGTAAGATTATTCCAGTCTTGTAAGAAACCCAAAAAACCCTTGATCTTCAAATTTAATACTGATAATATTTCTTTCACCCATGGTGTAAATGGCACATGTGGAACTTAAGATCACAATTCAGACAAGGGATGTTTCTAAGAATTTGTTAAAGAACTGCCTAGTATGATCACACTTAAAGGCTCTTAACTTACTTAACTTAAACTTTATGGAACATCATGACTTAAAATCACCGATTTAATCAGTCTTGCAAGTCTGGTTGAATTTGTTGTGCTTTGTTAAACAGTAAGCCTGTGTGACCGTTAAAATTTAGATACTGCTGTTTGTCATTCATTAActagattttctttcttgtgcttTTCTATCTGGTGCTTCAGACCTTACTTTCACTCTTGATTTTAGTGTACATAAATGTTATGCTCAAACATAGTTGTTCTTTTACAGGCATGAAGAATAGAGAAGAAAGATCCAAACACTTCTTTGACACCTCAGTCCCACTGATGGATGATGGGGAGGATGATACGCTTTATGATAGAGTAAGTTAAGAGATTTTCACACAAATTCAATATGACAGAGTTTTTTaatgtacatttatttttagtatgaaaatatcaaaatagTATGCCAGAGCACCAAGCTACGTGGATATTATATTGCTGCAGATTTCTGTGATACATTTTCTTAATTAGTATTGCTGATGCAGTGTTAAGATGATTGCACCATCTGCCTTAGTGCTGCAGTGTGAGGAAACTACTGAATTCTCCTTACGTGACTGATGGACTAGGAGGTCTGTAAATACCATACTGTCCTTTGTCTTGCCACCATCTGGGCAGGTGCAAGTGTAACTGTTAGAAAACTCTGAATTTGGGTGGAAGGTGGCACTTGCGTTAAAGCATTACTGAAGACTTTTACATTTATTAGTATTGCAGATTGTTGCTAATAATGATGTAATGGTTTGTTTCTGTAGTTATGTTGTAGAGCAGTACTAGACCCActtctttgttttactttgttgtGGAGTTTGGACATGCTACATTTCTCAGCAGTGGTGCGATCTTTTCTGTTGCATCCGATCTAGTAGTGCTACAGAATATTCTTGGTGGTAACATTTAACATTTCCTGTAAGTTCTCAGTTAAATGTTAAAGCAGTTTTTCAGCTAATCTGGTGTATAAGAGGGTTTTAATTTGTCTGTGTATAAGAGTGATTGTGGAAAGGATACTGTTCAGTTGTGACTGGCCTTGGGAGACAAAACCAGTAAGGTCTCTGTAGCGTAAAACCATCAGGATTGTTGCTGtatctttaaatgttttaatggCCATTGAGGTTACTGGACGTTCTGTAATGCTGATAAGTCCGTCGATATTCCATAACTACGGGACACATTTATTGGTTTTGTACATcaataaaaacattcttttggACATATCTGACTTTTAAAAGCTCTTCTTGTGTTCAGGAAGGATTTAAGATTTACCTTTTCTCTGCTAGAGAAACATGTATCTGCCCAAGTTATTTTAGTGGTCCTGaaactctgtttttaaaatacaagactttttttcttacgTAGTTGTCTTACTTCAGAAATTCCGAAAGGACTGTTGTGTTATGAAGTCTTATAATTATTTCTAGTGTTCTGATGCTGTTAGTGTTAATTCAACATCtaaatcttttatttcaacAGGGTTTTACAGATGACCAGCTAGCATTGGTGGAGCAAAATACATTAATGGTGGAAGAGCGGGAACGGGAAATCCATCAGATTGTACAGTCAATCTCCGATCTCAATGAGATATTTAGGGATCTGGGAGCAATGATAGTAGAACAGGTACATTGACATCACACTGTTAGTAAGAAATAGGAAATTCTGGGTAGTGTTAAGGCTTGCAGACTCTTCCTGTTGTAACATCCTGTTTTCAtgtgctttttgcttttctaaacTTACCTCTTCAGCCTAAGGTTTCCACTGCTTGAAATCTCCCAGAAGATGTGTTAAtggaggggggtggggaggaaatGAACTGGTTACGGGTGTTaggctaaaaaaacccattcaATCCCAGAGTTCTGTTGGTTATTTTTCCCAGAGATGGTTTAGGTTAAATTTGTCAGCCAGAAGCACCTGAACTGGAAGTAAGGTGATCATTAAGGCATGTGATTTGAGATAGTGACGTAGATGTCAATGGCATTGAGCAAGGAGGTCATCTAACAAAATCCTAACtagttcttctgtgaaagttCACAGTTTACATAGTTCATTAGCTGTGACCATTGTTAATTAACTTTGCTAGTAATTGGTTTATGAAGTTCATTTAGGTTCAGATTGGTGCTCATTCCTTCTATTTCATTTAGGGGACAGTTCTAGATAGAATTGACTACAATGTTGAACAGTCATGTATGAAAACTGAAGAGGGCCTAAAACAACTACATAAGGTAAGCTGATGGAATACTTGAGCTGCTTTGCATACCTAATAATCTTTTCTAATTTAACAGCCATGAAGTTATTCAGTTATTCTTCTATTGGTCATTATTCCTTTTAGAAATAACTGCTATACAGTGCAAAATGCTTAACTGTACAGTAGTAGGAACTTTCCATATAACTTCTGTTAATGTTATGCTTGATGCCTAGTGTTAATTTCTTAAATAACCTTCTAGGCATCCAAACAACACACTTTGATCTTTATATTGCTGACCTCTCTGTTTTGAGAACCCAGCAGTTGTGAAATGGGGCTGAGTATTGGGTACCTCCCTGTAGATTTCAGTCAGTTAATATATCCTAGTTTGAAAACATTATCCCAATAGCGTGAGCTGCAAGAATAATTTTTGATATTTTCTCCTACTATCTGACACTTGTTAGAAGTTTGGTCCAACCTTATGCTTTTAATGTGAAGCTTTTGCTACGAACATCTGAAGAGTTTGAATTGGCAGCAGAAGAGagttttgtggttgttttgttggcattttttgttttgttttgattttaagcTAAGTTTTGACTTGTCAGCTCAGCTGAGTGCTTCCACTGCTGGAAATAAAGTAGAGTGAGAGATCTGTGCAAAAGCCTCTGagtaaaatgttctgttttggAAACAGACATTATTGCTAAACGCTCAACTTCATATTATGGTAGACTTCTAATacagacagcagaaaaaatgccatttgagaaaaagcaaaataaattgaTTAAAGGTTTAGTCCTGTTATACATAAAAGTAAATTAGGGGTCACTAAAATAAGACACTGACCAATGGTAAAGGCTTAAAGTAACTGCAAGCAACTTGTACAAACTGaactagaaataaattaatctgtTGGCATCAACGCTATTTCTAGGCTAGGGGTAGTTAATGAATTGTCAGCAAACTGGATTGCTGACTAGAACATAAATTTTTGATGCAATGTATACATGTTTTCAGTACAGCATAGGAATTTTTTCACCCATCATGAAGACATATACACAGGTCTGAAAACCAGTATCATAGACAGTTACCTTGTTGTTTCTAATACTGTTGATAATTTTATTCTAATTTAATATCTGTAATGACAAACAAGAGCCTATACTTTGTAGATTTGCAGAAATCTGAATActaattcttccttttctgttaatATAGGCAGAGCAATATCAAAAGAAGAATCGGAAGATgcttgttattttaattttgtttgttatAGTAATTGTCCTTATTGTTGTTCTTATTGGTGTAAAGTCACACTAGgtttcactttgttttcttatttttggagTTATGTGGACTTTCTTCCCCAATGTGAATGGATGGACCTGCACTCCAGAAAGCTGCCTTTGAATGTATAAGCCCTTGTGGTGCGAAGTCTGTGCAATTTTTCTGTAGAACTCTTCAAAGTACAATTTTGGTGACCTGTGAGGTGTTTGTAAGGATTGTATGGAAAATGTCAGGAAACTTGATGCTCCCACACAAAGGATTTAGTACTCTATGCAGAGGTATTTGGAAACacaatacttaaaaataattacaaaatttaGGTTTACCAGTGAGTACAGTAATTGGTGTGTTACTGTGAACAAAAATGTGTTGTCTTCTGTATTCCTATGTCACAATTGTTATAGGCTTCAAATTTAAACCATATTACTGAGTTGTGGGACTAGATAACAAATTAATCCAGATGTCAAGTATGTTGAGGCATAAAAATGTTTGACTTCATCTCCATTCTTTCAGCCTCAAAAGATCCGAAGAACTGGATAGACAactaaaaatgaaagcttttagCAACCAGAACATAAACCAACCCTTGTGATCTTAATTTAGATACTGCACATTACTAAGAATCAGAGTAGTATTTGATCTTGTAAATAACAAGATTTAATCACTGGCATAATTTAACGCATTTAGGTAATTAAAGAATTTTGTGAGCTTGAGTAGTCATGGGAATGCTTCTCCTCACCAGAAATGATCATATATGTTTTTTCATATacgggctttttttttttttttaagtacagaCATTTCATAAAAGCAGTTGTGAAATTAAACCTAAAAAATAGAGGTTCTCCTTTTGGGTTTCTACTCCATCTGACCTACTATAGTGGGTCTCATGTTTCATACTTCAGTTGTATAAGCTGTTTATTTTACAGTGTGTCTGTCCACATGTGTTGTTTCTTTATATAAGAAGGGGTTTCACTGCAGTACATGTTACATGCAGTTTTCCTGAcagaagatgattttttttctgaattcctgCCTGGAAGAGAACATGTTTCTGGCCTTTTACTGGTTGTGAGAGATGTTGTGCAAGTGAGGCCTTCAGTAgagaatttggggtttttttcactatttttgtAGTGGAAAATTTTGCTGTAGGCCATAAGAGAAATCAGGGTAACATCTAAGTAGTAGAATACTCCTGATTTAATTCAGGTCTGAAGTGGTGTGCAATTGTAGAGgccttaatatttttaatatggtttttctgtatattttttcccccaaagggACTGTAACTTATTTCCTTCATGTTCTGACTGATGCAGTTCTCCCCATGAACTTGCAGAATAGCTGCAAGAATATGCGGTTTCATAATACTATGGTTTTAATGTTGACTATATTGCTGGCCCTGGGTTTCTTTACTGTGTACTGAGGAGAGCTTAAGATGTGAGTTTAAACTGACTTGGTGCAGGAACAGACCTGAAAGTAAAGACTACAAAGATGCAAAAGCCTTGGCTTTTCGTGTGGCTTATTGTGAAAAGCTTTGTACCACTCTGTTACCTCTATATAAAGGGGATGTTGAGCTTCCAAAACTGCCAGATCAAACCCTAGTttaaatttataaattaaactggcaaaagaaagaataatgcTTGTAGTTGGTTGTGCAGCTCCCCTGTTCTGGTAATAGATCTTTTTGATGATCGTAAGTAAAACTACTGTCTCCCGAGTGTGCTGTCTACATCAGCTGGTGTGAAGCAGCATATGGCTATAATTTAATATACTGTATTTGCAACTCTCTCTCTAACATGAGGTTGTGTTATTTATTTGTCTTGACTGGTGCTTTTGACATTTTATCATGGCTAACGAATTCAAAGAAGTAATAAAACACTTCCAACTTAATTGGGCaattcttaattttcttaaaaagtatAAACTGAAACGTACTTGCGTGATGTTAATGTGTCTTTCTATTTTGTCATAATTAAATGAAAGCAGTGTTTACATGAAatatcttggggaaaaaaagatgtaactTTCTCTAGCACAATGTAACTTGCATTGTCAAGAGCTATTTCCCATGAGTTATGCCCACGGTGTCTGAGCTCCGCTCAAGTAACTGACTACATATTTTCTATCCAATCctgtaaaaagaaatgcagtttcaATATGCATCAGACGAGGCAAAACTCTGATGTCAACTGTCCTGTGTAACTTGAGCTGGAATTTATTGAAGTTGATTATATCAAGGGGAAAACAATTACAACAGGCTTCTAAATCATTGCAGGTGCCTAGCTTATTACAAGTCAGTCTAAACTATCAGCAGCTAAATCAAACCCTTACGCTGTGCTTGGTAAGAATATCTCCACATGGCATGTTGCAGAAGGGGTGCTGTCTGTGCCATTGGGCAACGAAAGCCCAGAACAGCCACTGCAAATGAGGAGTAGCTTGGTTTTAACAGTGGCTGCTGCCTACTCAGGTGTTAAAGGAGAGGAGCTGCCTGAACCTACTGACACGCTTCTGCCCGGCCCTGTAATCATGTGTGTGTTCTGCTGCAGAGAAAGCTGGTACACCTTGTTCTGCAGATAGTGGCCTCTTTGTGGCTGCTGGATTCTTCCTCTTGGCCTGTACTGAACCTCTTGATTCCTAACCAAGGAACAGAAGAGCATTGCTAGAGCATCTCCCAAGAGTCTGTGGCTCCTCACTTGGTGGGAACGACCTATAAAGCTGTTGGCTtgtacagaattatttttaataaacgTATGCAAGTGTGCAAAAATGAGCTGCTCTTCCTTGTTACCGGAAGTTAATTCTAGTgatatatgaaaatgaaagtATTAAAAGCACAGCAAATTTATTGCTACTGCAAGCCTCTAGCAGTTGGAAAGTGAAATGGAGAATTATCATCTTGCTTGGTGGTTTTTGGAATGTGCTGAAAAATTGAAGGAATAAAATTGATGCAGTGTTCACTGAGGCTGCCTATGTTGTATggatttaatttttgcttttatgaaaCATTGCAATGCAAAGGCCTCTTATATCCTTTGCGCAAATCCTTGGAAAGcttgcttttgatgcagcctttCAAAAGGTTTAGGTATTGGGTCTGTAACAACAAAATTCatttattggggaaaaaaaacttacaGCCTTCCTGGGTAAAATCATTAAATAGGAATCCATTATGATGTTGCATATTATTTGTGATGGATTATGTAAGATTAGGTTTGAGTGCCTTAATTCTATAACTAATAAGAAAGGATCACTAATTAAGTGGCAATAGAAGGATGAAGGATTGAGAGTTAGATGAATGTTTCCTACAGCATTGTTTGATTGGGAGACTGCACCGTgttgacagcagcagcaggaatagCAGAATTTGTAGTTGGTGACAAGGAGCTGATCGCCTGGTTGAACCTGTGGAACGTCTCGATCCTGAGATTGTCGCTGTGTGGTGTTGTCTTTCCTTGGCCTGGAGTAGCAGTGAGCCCCTGCACAGTTTATGTTCTGTGGGTCAGGAAAGAGACTCCTACAAATTGGAGCTGGATCCTGTTTATTGCGTTACCCAGTCTGGTCCATGAGGTTGCACGACTGACCTCTGCAACAGGCTTTCCTAGATCCTTTGTTTgggttaattttaaaagtactggGCAATAAAGTTTCCATAACGTCCCTTCAGAGAGAGTGACCTCACCTTAAGGAAgtaagagcaacaaagctg
The DNA window shown above is from Phaenicophaeus curvirostris isolate KB17595 chromosome 18, BPBGC_Pcur_1.0, whole genome shotgun sequence and carries:
- the STX16 gene encoding syntaxin-16 isoform X1, producing the protein MATRRLTDAFLLLRNNAVQSRQLLAEQVSSYGSSSPLSSRSMAAAELDELADDRMALVSGISLDPEAAIGVTKRLPPKWVDGADEIQYDITRVKQKMKELASLHDKHLNRPTLDDSSEEERAIEITTQEITQLFHRCQRAVQVLQSRSRSCTEQEARVLRNVVSSLAQSLQELSTNFRHAQSDYLKRMKNREERSKHFFDTSVPLMDDGEDDTLYDRGFTDDQLALVEQNTLMVEEREREIHQIVQSISDLNEIFRDLGAMIVEQGTVLDRIDYNVEQSCMKTEEGLKQLHKAEQYQKKNRKMLVILILFVIVIVLIVVLIGVKSH
- the STX16 gene encoding syntaxin-16 isoform X2 codes for the protein MATRRLTDAFLLLRNNAVQSRQLLAEQVSSYGSSSPLSSRSMAAALADDRMALVSGISLDPEAAIGVTKRLPPKWVDGADEIQYDITRVKQKMKELASLHDKHLNRPTLDDSSEEERAIEITTQEITQLFHRCQRAVQVLQSRSRSCTEQEARVLRNVVSSLAQSLQELSTNFRHAQSDYLKRMKNREERSKHFFDTSVPLMDDGEDDTLYDRGFTDDQLALVEQNTLMVEEREREIHQIVQSISDLNEIFRDLGAMIVEQGTVLDRIDYNVEQSCMKTEEGLKQLHKAEQYQKKNRKMLVILILFVIVIVLIVVLIGVKSH
- the STX16 gene encoding syntaxin-16 isoform X3, coding for MATRRLTDAFLLLRNNAVQSRQLLAEQDGADGIHKSLQELDELADDRMALVSGISLDPEAAIGVTKRLPPKWVDGADEIQYDITRVKQKMKELASLHDKHLNRPTLDDSSEEERAIEITTQEITQLFHRCQRAVQVLQSRSRSCTEQEARVLRNVVSSLAQSLQELSTNFRHAQSDYLKRMKNREERSKHFFDTSVPLMDDGEDDTLYDRGFTDDQLALVEQNTLMVEEREREIHQIVQSISDLNEIFRDLGAMIVEQGTVLDRIDYNVEQSCMKTEEGLKQLHKAEQYQKKNRKMLVILILFVIVIVLIVVLIGVKSH
- the STX16 gene encoding syntaxin-16 isoform X4, which gives rise to MATRRLTDAFLLLRNNAVQSRQLLAEQLADDRMALVSGISLDPEAAIGVTKRLPPKWVDGADEIQYDITRVKQKMKELASLHDKHLNRPTLDDSSEEERAIEITTQEITQLFHRCQRAVQVLQSRSRSCTEQEARVLRNVVSSLAQSLQELSTNFRHAQSDYLKRMKNREERSKHFFDTSVPLMDDGEDDTLYDRGFTDDQLALVEQNTLMVEEREREIHQIVQSISDLNEIFRDLGAMIVEQGTVLDRIDYNVEQSCMKTEEGLKQLHKAEQYQKKNRKMLVILILFVIVIVLIVVLIGVKSH